CTCCGGGGGACCTTTGCAGCGGGAAGAGCGAGATTCGAACTCGCGATAGGATTAAGTCCTATACGTCCTTAGCAGGGACGCGCCTTCGGCCAACTCGGCCATCTTCCCATCTTGGGGACACTAATTTTACTTAATTTTGGCTTTTTTTTCAAGGGGTCGACAGCAAAAAATGCTAAATTCAAGCATATAAACAGACTCTGCGCAACCCGCAGGGCCCTTTTGGTGATTTTTATGGCAAACGCAAAAAGAAAACAAACGAAATCGGCCCCGACTCCCTTTCCGATAAAAGTTCTCAAGATATTGGCGGCTTTTGCGCTGGTCGGCATCATCTGCTGCATCCCCGCGTACATTTTCGTATTCAAAATCCTCCCCGAACGCGACCCCGACAACCAGTTCAACCGCGACACCATCCTGCAGGTGCTCTCCGGCGAGACCCGCGTGTACTACAACGACGGCAACGAACTGCTCGGAGCATTCTTCGACGCCAACCACCGCCTGTACGTGCCCTACGGCGACATCCCGAAGGACATCGTTAACGCGCTTATCGCCGCCGAAGACGCGGGCTACTGGAACCACAACGGGTTCAGCATGCAGGGATTCCTCCGCGCGATGCTCGCAAACATCAAGAGCGGCCACATGCGCCAGGGCGGCTCCACGCTCACGCAGCAGACGGCCAAGAACGTGCTCGGGCGCGAAGAACGCAGCATCAAGGCGAAGTGGAAGGAACTCATCAACGCGCTGCGCCTCGAAAAGCACTTCAGCAAGGAAGACATCCTGGAATTCTACCTGAACCAGTTCCACGTATCGGGAACGGGCAAGGGCGTGGCCATCGCGGCCCAGTACTTCTTCGACAAGGAACTCAAGGACCTCTCGCTCGCCGAATGCGCATTCATCGCAGGCTCGGTGAAGGGCCCGTTCAACTACGACCCGTTCATCCAGCGCACCGAGGAACGCAAGGAAAAGGCGCTCAAGCGCGGTGAAGAACGCCTGCGCTACGTGCTCGGCCGCATGGTCGATGAAGGCTATATCGACCAGGAACAGATGAACGACGCGCTTTCCGAACCGCTGCACTTCAAGCACGGCAACTTCCGCTTCAGCGTGTCGACGACGCTCGAAAGGATCGACGAGAAGCTCTCCAGCGAATTCTACCAGAAGCTCTTCGAACAGCACGACATCAGCGACTGGCGCAAGGCCCAGCTCGAAATCGTGACCACCCTCGACGCGAGGAGCCAGGACGCGGCCAAGCGCGCCCTCCAGAACAACATCAGCAACCTCCAGATGCAGCTCGGCGGATTCGTGCTCCCGAAGGCGCAGTACGCGAACAAGGCGGTGAGCGCCCGCAAGGGTGACTACCTCTACGGCGCGGTCGACACGGTAATCCACAGCGAGAAGGGCGAACTCAAGGCGCTGCGCCTCTCCTTCGGGCAGCTGAAGGGCGAAGTGGGCGAACAGTCGCTCAAGGAATTCGGCAAGCAGGTCGGCAAGGACCCCGCCGCCGTACTCGGGAACCAGATGAAGAAGGGCGCCATCCTCCTGGTGAGCATCCTCGACGAGAAAAAGGTGAACGGATTCATCCCGTGCAAGATCGAGACGGAACCCGTACTCCAGGGCGGTCTCGTGGCCATAAGGAACGGCAAGGTCGTCGCATCGCAGGGCGGCTTCCACAATACGGACTTCGACCGCAGCTTCAAGGCTCTCCGCCAGCTCGGTTCCAGCTGGAAGCCCATCCTTTACGCGCTCGCGCTCAAGCACAAGTGGAACTACATGAACATCCTCGAGAACGACTTCAACGTGTTCCAACACGTGAACCAGTTCTACTACCCGCGACCGGACCACAAGAACAAGGGCGACCTCGTGAGCATCGCGTGGGCGGCGACGCGTTCCGAAAACATCGCAAGCATCTGGCTTTTGGACCACCTGCTCGACAAGCTCTCGCAAGAAGAATTCAATTCCGTCGCGCAGGAGAACGGGTTCGCCCGCAACAGCGACGAAGACAGCAAGGCATACTTCGAGAGGCTGCGCGACAAGTTCGGCCTCACCATGAAGGAAGGCGTAAAGCGCGAAATCGAGTTCACGAGGGCGCAATACGCGCTCGCCGCGCAGTACGAATCCGAAGAGAAGTACGAACGCGCCATCGACGTGCTGGACCTGCGCGTCGGCACCTACAACGACATCGCGATGAAGCAGGCGAAAAAAGACGAGAAGACGCGCGCTTTCGTCGGGCACAACTTCAAGAACTATTCCGAAATCCTCCACAAGCGCGAAGTGCAGGAACTCGACCCGGACCTCTCCGAAGCGCTCCCGCCGCTCGATTCGGTGAAGCTGTTCCGCAACTTCACGCTGGGCGACGTGAAACGCCTCACCGTGATGATGGCGCAGGTCGACCCCGAAAGCGACTACCTCGACGAGACGCACCTGCGTTACTGGCCGGATTTCCGCCGCTCGCTCGCCATGGCGGAGTACGCGCGGTTCGCACATGAAATCGGCATCAACCAGAAACTGCAGAAAGTGTTCAGCATGCCGCTCGGCGTAAACGAGATTACGCTCGCCGAAATCAGCACCGCCTACCAGTCCATCCTCACGGGCAAGGTGTTCAAGTGCAAGGACGGCGAATGGAACGAACCGTGCTTCATCAAGGAAATCAAAAAAGACGGACAGTCCATCTTCAAGAACTCCGTGGAATCGAAGGTCATCCTCGATTCTCTCATCACCTCGCAGATGGGCGCCATGCTGCGCTCTGTGTTCGTGAACGGTACCGCGCGCAGCCAGGTGAACGCGCTTACCGTCGTCAGTTCCGACAAGAGCACCAGCCTGCGCTACCCGGCGCTCGGCAAGACGGGTACCACGAACGACTACAGGAACGTGGCGTTCCTGGGCGCCATCCCGACGTACGTTTCCGAAAAGGAAGGCATCGCGCTCGATTCCGTGGTGGCCATCGGAAGCTACGTGGGCTTCGACAACAACAAGCCGCTCCGTTCGGGCAGGACGCGCATAGCGGGCGCCTCGGGCGGCCTTCCGCAGTGGGCCGCATTCGCGAAGGAAGAAATTGAAATCCTCGGGACTCCGGAATACATCGACTTCTTCGACATCTCGATGCTTGCCGAAGGCGAAGTCCCGCTCCACCTCGCGAACGAACGCGGGCAGATTACCGTCGACCCGATGTCGGGCTTCTACATCGCGGACGCATCGCAGGGAAGGCCGTTGCCGTACATCGAGGCACCGGGCTTCGTGCCCCCGCAGGTGCAGGAGAAGGCGGCAGAAACGATTGCGACGGAAGGCATCATGACGAGCATGCCCATCCCGAACGCGGCAAACGGCACGCTTGAAAACGGCGAAGCGCCTTCCGCTCAGGCAGGCACGCAGGCCGCAGAAGCCGCACCCGCAGGCAGCGAGCAGGCAGCCGCAACGCAGAATGCAGAACAGGCAGGCACGACCGCCGATGCACCCAGCGCCCAGGCGGCACCTACCGCGCCCGCAGCGGCACCGGCCACAACGACACCCGCACCTGCCGAACCGAAGGCAGCGGCGATGCCCAAGGACGACGACTGGGATCTGCCTGCCGGAATGGACGGCGGCGCATTCGTGCCCATCGAGGCGGAATAACGCTCGCGTCTTCCTGAGCTAGGGAAATTCAAAAGTCAAGAAAGCAGAAGAACTGAATATGAACATGAAATTCTTGAACAAGACCCTTCTGATGGCGGCGGCAACGTTCGCGCTCGCCGCATGTGCGGGGAACGCTCCCGCCCCCGCGACCGACGTGCAGCCAGAGGCTAGCGCACCGGCAAGCGACGCGGGCACGGCCCCCGAACAATCGGGCGACGCAACCCAGCCCCAAAAGCAGGATGCCGCACCGGCCGAACCCCAGGCAACCTCCGACAACCAGGCGGTCGCCTTCGACTCGCAGCCGCTCGATTCCTACCGCCTGAATACGCCCGACAACATCCCCGTCGCCAATACGGATACGATTCCCACGACCGAGCAGCCGGTTCCCGCACGCACGCGGGCGCCCGACCCCTACACCGCCTTCCCGGCGCTCGCCGCCCAGGTATTCGCCTACGCCGATTCGCTGTACGCGGCCGGCCTCACCGATTCCGCAAGCGCCTATCTCGAACGCTTCCGCATCATCAAGCCGCTCTGGAGCACGTGGGTAGCCCGCGTCGATTCCCTGCTGAACATGTTCGGCAAGTTCCGCGCCGAAAAGGCCAAGGCGTTCGAACCGCTCGTTTTGCAGATTCAGAACATGATCCGCGCGCAGTCCGCCTACAGCATGGTGGCAGAAACCGCTGACAGCCTCATGGCGCTCGCCCCGGGCGATTCGCTCGTAAGGTGGGCCCAGCAGCAGAAGGCCACCGCCTACAAGATTACGCTTACCAAGGCCAAGAAGGAATACGCCTCCATCAAGGCGCTCGCCGACGACCAGGCGCAATTCTCCGAGGCGCTCAACAAGGCGAACGCATTCCTGCTCCGCTACCGCGATTTTGAAAACGACCTGCATATCCAGGCGCTCATCGACTACATCGCGGGCCTTTCCGCCGCGAACGATTCCGAAGCAGCCAAATACTGGGAATCGCACGACCCCGCCGAGGCGCTCGCGAAGGCCGATGAACTCATAAAGAATTCCAAGTACGCCAAAGCGAAGGAAATCCTGAACAAGCTGAAATCCAGCAAGCTCCGCAAGGAAGCGAACGAAAAGTACCAGGAACTGGCCAACACCTTCTGCAACGCTCAGCGCAAAGCGACATCGCAAATCTTCACGAAGGCGCAAAAGCAGAAGGATGACGCCAAGAAAAAGAAACTGCTGCAAGACGCCATCGCCCCGCTCGACAAGTGCCTCGGCGAATATCCGGAATACGGGCAAAAGCAGAAGGTGCTCGACAACAAGCAGTTCCTCGAAAAGGAAATCGCGAAATGATAGACGCCACGTGGTGGGCGTATGCGCAGTATCCCGCCTTCTTTATTCTCGGCGCCATCGTAAGCCTCATCAACAGCATCGCGGGCGGCGGTTCCACGCTTAGCCTGCCCATCATGATTTTCCTCGGCATGCCCGCGACCGTCGCGAACGGCACCAACCGAATCGGGCTTATCATCGGGAACTGCAGCAGCGCCTTCAACCTGATGAAGCACGGCTACCTCAACAAGAAAATCTTCTTGCAGTTGCTTATCCCCACCATCGTCGGGACGTGCATCGGCGTGTGCTTTCTCGTCCACATCGGCGACCGCGCCTTCCAAGCGATACTCGCCTGCGTCATCTGTCTCGTGGTCGTGATGAGCAACCTGCGCAAGGACATCCTCGGCAAGCCCCCTGCAACCCCGCCTGAAAAACTCACGTGGAAAGGTGCCGTCGGGTTCGCGATGATTTCTATATACGGCTGCATCGTGCAGGTGGGCGTGGGCTTCGTACAAATCTTTGCACTCACGCGCTACACCGGGCTTGAACCCATCCGCGTGAACGCCCTCAAGAACGCACTCACCAACGTGTTCCTACTCGTGAGCACCACGGCACTCGGCATCGCGGGCAAAATCAACTGGCCCATCGCCATCGTGATGGCCGCGGGCGCATGGCTCGGCGGCTACTGCGGCAGCTTTTTGCAGCGCAAAAAAGGCAACAAGTTCATCCAACATTTCGTGAGCGCGACAAGCATCGCGATGGCCATCTACCTTGTGGTCGACCTCATCGTCGAGTAAGCAGAATATCGGTAAACAAAAGCCCCAGTTATAACTAGAACGAAATGTCTTTCTTTTGTGAGCAAACAGAGCTATTTGTATAACTAAAAGGGCCCAATACATACCTCGAAACATCCATTTCCAATGGGCAATCCTTACACCATTCTTTTTTTTCTACATAGAAGAACATCTTCACATCTTTATTCAGCCCATTCAGAACTATAAGAGAGTCGGTAACAGAAATTTCGTATGAAGTTCCCCAAGTTGATCTTGCACTTTCAAAATCTTTCGATATATTCAGGCTGTCGTAGCGCATTTGGGTGTAATATTTAGAATTGCAGAAGGATACCTGAAATACATTATTTTCCTTCAGATATATATCTGGTTTGACTATGCATTTCCCATCAGAATCACACAGCTCTATATCGGACGGGTTCTGTAACGAATATGATGCGGTGTCAGGACGGCCTTTTAACAATGAAGTACATCGTTTATCTGTTTTAGCGTACCTATGCCATTCCGACTCAGGAATGTTTTGAGATACTAACCATCCCATTTTAGAAACTAGATCTGAACAAGCGTCTGATGTAGTATGCAGTTCGGCTGTAGAGCCATCAATAAGGACGACTTTATTCACGAAATACCTATAGCCGTAATTTGGAACGGTGTCACCTTTTTCGCGATTAGAACAACCGCAAAAAATCAGGAAAAGACATATCGCAAGAAAAATTTTCCGCATAATCCCAGCACTCCAAACCTCTAGTTACTTTATAAATATACACAAAACTCAATGCAAATTTGCATAACAAAAAAGCGGCCCGTATCAACGAGTCGCTTTGAGAATTTATAATTCTTCCACGAAAATCTTTGCGCAGAAGTTTTCGGTCGGCGTGCAAGTCTGGTTAATGCGAACTAACGAATCGTCTCTGCAAAATTGCAGCAATCTCTAATTAAGCGCGGATGGTCTTACGTGAGCAACAAAGCCCCTGTTATTAAACAGGGGCGTGGTTACGACCTTTGTCCACTTAGCGCTTCAGCGCTTATGTGGACATGGCCACCTTTAGGTGGGAGTGAGCGCCTATCGGAGTAATTTAAATCCAGAATTAAGCGCGAACGGTCTTACGTGAGCAACAAAGCCCCTGTTATTAAACAGGGGCGGTTGCGAGAGTGAGCGCCTACCGGAGTAATTTAAATCCAGAATTAAGCGCGAACGGTCTTAAAAGAATACAGGCGGCCAACGCGGGTTCTTCGAAGACATATCGATCTTGTAGAAGTCCTTCTCGAAGCGGCCATCGTCCATGCCGTACATCTGCATCACGTGGCGAGCAATCCACTTGCCGAGCTTGAGCACGGTGAGCTTCTTGCGGAGGCGGCCCTGGCAGTCGCGGTTCATGATGTCCGGGAGAGTGGACGTCGTGAGGATTTCGTCGATGGCCGGGCTGTTGAGCTTTTCGCGGGCTTCGGCACTGGTGTGGAAGTGCGTAACGCCGAAGCAAACACGGTTCGGGTTGCCCTTCTTGATGTGTTCGCAGCACTGCACGATCGTCGTACCGGTACGGACCATGTCGTCGAACACGATCACGTCCTTGCCTTCGATTTCTTCGATGCTGATGTCGGAAAGTTCCGGGTTGAAGGTCATGCTGATTTCACGTTCACCGGTACGGACCTTGTCCATCACCACGCGCTTGCATTCCGGGAGCTGCAATGCATCGTAAACAGCGTTCATGAACGGGCGGGCGCCCTTGTCCGGGGAGACGATCACGAGGTTGTTGCCGTCCTTGCCGGTCTGCACGAAGTTGCTGCTCTTGATGTAGTGAGCGTAAACGTCAGTCGGAATCAGGTTGTGGAAGTGGCCTTCGAAAATTTCGTTGAAGAGGTTCTGCACCTTGATGCTGTGGTTGTGGACCGTCACCACGGCGTCGACACCGGACTTCTTGAGGAGTTCAGCGTAAAGGAGGCTCGTAAAGGCCTGGCCGTCGAACTTCTTCAAGTCAACATCGGAGCGGTCCTTCTCGAGAGGGCCAATGCGGTGCGGGCCACGGTCCTGGGCGCTGTAGAACAGGTCGGGTTCAACGAGCACCACCTGCTCGGCACCATTGTCCTTAGCGGCGCGGGCCAAAATGCAGTTGCGCATGGCGTAGTCGTTACGGCTGCGTTCATGGTTCGAAACCGAGCAAATCAGGACGATTTTGCCTTCGAGGCGGCGGCCGATATGCTCCATGTCGGCCACATCCAGCATGTAGCGGGGGCAGAATTCGGAGTTGGCGAAAGTCTTCAGGGAGACCACGTCGGAGATGTCTTCACGGAGGCCGATGTACTGGGCCATGTCGATGGCGAACGGGTCATCGGTGAAGTTGCCGGTCACGATAAAACGATCTGACATATTTGCGCCTTGATTTGGGGGTTGAATTTTATGCCCCAAATATAGTCAGTTTCGCCGTCGGTTTCAATGACCTTTTTAAATGTTTTTTTACGGAAGCCGCGTCTCGAAACGCAGGAACCACATCTCGGTATCGCTCCCGACACGCACCGGAGGGCCCCAACTGTCCACCCCGCTGGATACAAGCCACCGGACGGAATCGAGCGTGCCGAACCCGTAAGCGAGGCGCCAGACCCAGTTTATGATGACGGTTCCGGGGAAGAACTGGCCGGCATGCGTATGGCCCGAGAACGCGAAATCCGGCATACGGCCCGAATATTCGGGTTCGATACCCCTCGGCTGGTGGTCCATGAGCAGCCAGGGAAGTCCTTTCACCGCGAGAGTAGCGCGGGAGGTCGAAGACCCGAGTTTTGCCGGATCGAGAAGCGAAAGCGGCATGCGCTCTACCCCGCGGGCAGCCGCCATCTGCAGGTCCGTGCGCCCGGTAATGCAGGCGACCTCCGTGCAGACCGTAGAATCATCCAAGTATACCCAGCCGCTACGCCTCAGGAATCCCGCGATGTCGCTGCCGGCACGCTCCGTGTAGGCCTCGTGATTCCCGCCGACGGCATATGCGCCCACGCGGGCAGCGGCGGCGAATTTTGCGAACAAAGTATCGTAGCCCTGGTTCGTCAATACGGAATCGTGCTCGTCGGCGAAGTCGCCGCCGAAAAGTATCAAGTCGGGCTTGAGGCTGTCGGCCTCGCGCAGCATGCGTTCCACCTTCCCGCGGCAGAAGAGCGGGTCCATGTGGAGGTCGCTGAAGAACAGCACCGTGAAATTCCTGGGCGCGACAGGGACAGAGGAATCTTGCAAGACCTGCGCAGAATCAAACGCAACGGCAGCTGAGTCGTGCGCGACCTGCGCAGAATCAGCCGCGACAGAGGTATCGGGAACGGGAGTGCCCGCGGAATCAACTGCAGCGGAAGAATCGCCCGCAAAAGAACTGCGCGGGCTTTCCACGAGAAGCTGGATTGTCGTATCCCGCAGTTTATAATCCGCATTGTGGAAATAGCCCACAACACACATCACGCCCGTGACCGCGAACGATGCAATGAGCAATACGCGGGCGGCAATAACCGTAGTGCGCTGCGGCATGGGCCTGTGCCCTAGCGCACGGCGACCCAGCCTAAAAATCCACCAGCAAATATACAGGAGCAGCGCTTCGCACAGCCATACCGAAAGGAACGCCTGCCCCACGCACGCCCAGAACATTTCGCGGAATATGAAGCAAACAGGCAGGAGCACCACGAGCGCACCCGCCAGAATGCTACCCTTGTTCCCGGGGGCGACCTGCCGCAAATTCACGAACAGGAAGAGCACTCCGAAAATAAGGATGAAAATGAAAATCACTAAAGCCTCGACTTCACCAACTTATAGATGTCGGCGGAAACTTCTTCTTTAGAGCGGTTCGCATCTACCGCCGCAACGCAGTCGGGGTATTCACGAGCCGCGGCCAGGTACCCCTGGCGCACCCGTTCGAAAAAGTCGGCCTTCTCCTGTTCGAGGCGATCGGGTGCCTCGCCCCGCTTCGCGGTGCGCGCGCGGCTCTGTTCCACCGTCAGGTCGAGCACTACGGTCAGTTCCGGAATGCAGCCGCCGCAGGTAACTTCCGTAAGCTGCTGCACCATGTCGGCGCCAAGCCCGCGGGCGTATCCCTGGTAGGCAAACGTGCTCCACGCAAAACGGTCGGCAATAACGATCTTGCCCGCATCAAGCGCCGGCTGGATGATTTCGTGTATCACCTGAGCGCGGGCGGCATTGTACAGCAAAAGTTCCGCCTTGTCGCTCATGATTCCCTTGAACGCTGGGTCCAGAAGAATCTCGCGGATACGTTCAGAAACTTTCGCCCCGCCCGGTTCGCGAAGCTTCACGACGGAATAACCTTCCGCCTCAAGGGCCGATGCAAGATTCTCGATATGGGTCGACTTACCCGACCCGTCGATACCTTCAAGACAAAAGAATCTCTTCGCTGTTTTCATCTAGGAATCTCTATCGTCTTCAATCTCAATAGCTACTCGGCGGTGCACACATCGCTTTACCGGTCACATTCTCATTTGCCGCATAACAGTTACGGCTTGACGAGCAGCCAGCATTATTATTACCGGATTCTTGGCAATGGCAGGCAATGTTGTCGCCATTACCGTCAAAATCCATAAGCCTGCCACCCTGGCATACGATCAAGTATCCACGCTGTCCGCGTTGTTCGTTAATGCAGTAACGAATCGAATTGTGACATACACCTAGCATTTTTCCGTCCGCATCGCACGAAACGCGAGGATTCCAACTTGAATCCCTTGCGGCCATAGTAGTTGTAAAGGTTTCAACTTTTAGCGAGATTGGATAATATCCTGTTAGCGTTATATTTGCAAACTTATAATCGGAATGATGATTGTATCTCCCTGTGTCCTGTACATATATAGTAGAGTCAGGACAGAAATATTCTCCGTTATCTCCGCAATTTTTGCCTAACATACGGCCTTCTTCATCATATGTATATCCTACCGAATATCTCCCATCGAAAGCACCCCTTACCTCGACCCACGCCCCTTCGTAGCAACGGTACATGACGCCATTGTCAAATTCGTCATTCACGCATTTATGGTCGCCATCCTGGCATTCCCCGCATGAAACGAGTTTCATTAGCCAGTGGGATTTACCGTCATCATCTGTATAATCGCCTACATGAGTGCGCTTGCACGAGTATCCGTTTTCGCATTGCTCGGTCATCATGGTAGAACCGAACCTTCCATTGACGCACTGCGTTACGCGACCGGCACCATCGATGTCGTTGGAGCATTGCTTTTCATAGTTCAGGCATGTCCCGCAACTGTTCCCGTCGCAAGATACGTTGCCGCACGCTTCCTCTATCTTTTTTCCGCCTTCGCACTTCGTGACCGTTCCCTTAAATTTTTCGTCATCAGTACAAGTGCTCACGTTGTTCACGCACTCGCCGCAGCCATTGCCACCCTCGTTACAGGAAACGGATCGGCAACTATATTCGACCTTCCTTCCCTTGATGCAGGCCTTGACGATACCGATTCCCATTCCGTCGTTGGTGCAGACAGCCGGCATGTCGTCTTCCGTGCATTCGATCTTGGACATGTTCATGTCGCAGTCGTCGCCTTTCTCGTTGCAGGCGGCGGTCCTGCAGCTGTATTCAATCAATTTTCCCTTGAGGCAGGTCTTGATGATGCCAATGCCGTCCTCGTTGTTGGTACAAACGTCCGGATCGCCTTCTTTACATTCTTCCACAAAAATACTACTGCTGGACTTTGCCGAAGAACTGGATTTTCCCGAGGAACTCGAGACCAGGTCATCGGAGGATTCGATTTCCGAATCGGTTATGGACTTGACCGAGGAATCGTCGTCACCACAGGCCGCAAAGTATGCGGTCATCAGTACAGCGAAAAGGCTTGCGCATAGAATTCTTGCTTTCATCTCTTTTCCACCTTACCTTGGTTTTGACTAGTTTCCATATTCGTAGTCTGGATCGTCTTCAATTTCAAATCCGGTCTTGTCTTCTGCCCTTGGCGGCTGGCACATTCTCATGCCGGTCACCGCAGTTTGTCCCGCATAGCAGTTAGAACCCGACGAACAGCCACCATTATTATTACCGTATTCCTGGCAATGGCAGGCAATGTTGTCACCGTCGCCGTCAAAATCCATAATCCTGCCGCCCTGGCATACAATCAAGTATCCATTTTTCCCGCGTTCTTCGTTAATGCACAGACGAATCGAATTGTGACATACACCGAGCATTTTTCCGTCCGCATCACACGAAACGCGACTGTTCCAATTTGCATCCTTTGCAGCCATAGTAGTTGTAAAGGTTTGAACTTTTTGCGTGATTGGATAATACCCTGTTAACGTTATATCTGAATACCTACCAAAAGATTTATGATTGTATCTTCCTGTGTCAAGTGTAGTGAATCGCTTGCCGCAAACATAACTCCCATTCTCTAACGTGTCCAATATCAAATAACCGTCATCACCGTACATGCATGTGCTGAATCCATCACTACCATTGATTTCGTGCCACTCTCCTTCGTAGCAACGGTACATGACGCCATTGCCAGAAGGATCATTATCGCATTTAAGTTCACCTTCCAGGCATTCCCCGCACCTGGTAAACTTCATTTGCCAAAAACCTTCCGCGTTCTCGCCCACCTTGGTGCGCTTGCACGAAAATCCGTGTTCGCACGGCTCGGTCATCACAGCACTGGACTGTCCGTTTACACATTGCGATATGACGCCGACTCCATTTTCGTCGTTCTCGCAGGTTTTATCATAGTTCCTGCATGTTCCGCACTTGTCTCCGTCGCAAGACACGTTGCCGCACTTTTTCTCTTGCTTTTTCCCGTTCTCGCATTTGGTGACCGTACCCCTGAAATCCTTGTCGTCGGTACAGGTGCTTACGTTGTTCACACACTCGCCGCAGTCAGTGCCTTCCTCGTTACAGGAAACGGACTGGCAACTGTATTCGATCAGTTGTCCCCTGACGCAAGTCTTGATGATGCCGATGCCCTTCCCGTTATTGGTGCAGACATTCGGAGTGTCTTCCCCGCATTCGTTCCTGGACATGTTCATGTCGCAGTCGTCGCCCTTCTCGTTGCAGCCGGCGGTCCTGCAGCTGTATTCAATCAGCCTTCCCTTGATGCAGGCCTTGATGATGCCGATGCCATCCTTGTTTTCGGTACAGACATCCGGGGTTTCCCCCTCCTTGCATTCATCCGCGTACTTGCTCGTCAGGGAATCGGCTTTGTCCGATCCGCTGCTGCCGGGCTTCACAGAAGAACTTGACTTGTCTGCGCTATCGTCGCTTTCCAAGTCAGTCAATTTTTTCCACGCATTTTCCTGACAAACGTATTTCGCCTTCTCGTCGAGAACATACACGGTGTCCCCTTCATTGAAGGTGCCGCAGGAGTCCAAGTCATCAGCGGAGTCAATCTCCGAGATGGCTACGACCTCTGCCGAAGAATCATCGCCACAGGCAACAAAGTAGGCTAGTACAACTACGGCGAACAGGCCTGCGGAAACGATTCTTCCTTTCATCTCTTTCTTCCTATAGGCTACTCGACGTCCTTGCCGTGGCACTTCTTGTACTTGAGACCGGAACCGCACCAGCACGGGTCATTGCGACCGAGCTTGGGGCCGGCAGCCTGCGCGCGGCGGCGTGCGGCTTCCATGATGGCGGGGTTCGTGTAAGTACGGCGCACCTGGCGGGTACCCGGCAGTGCCGACTGCGGCATGGGCTGACCATCCTGCTGGTCTTCCGAAATCGCGTTCGACTCGGAAGCGGCGGCCTGGCCTGCAAGACCCGCAGCCTTCGCGCCCTCGGCGCTCAACTGCTCGCCTTCCTGGGGCTGTTCGCCACCGGCATTCTGGGCGGCTTCAGCAGCCTTGCGTTCGGCGTCGATCTGTTCCTGCGGCTTGAGCTGCAGCTGGTCCGGCGATACGGTCATGCCGTTCGGGAGCGTGATGCGGATGTTCAAGATGCGCAACATCGTGAGAGTCGCGATCTTCTCGAGGCAGCCTTCGAACAGCTTGAAGCCCTCGTTCTTGTAGACCATCAGCGGGTCCTTCTGGGCGTAACCGTGGAAGCGGATGGAATCCTTCAGCTGGTCCATCGCGTACAGGTGTTCCTTCCAGACCTGGTCGATCGTCATGAGCAAGAAGCGGCGTTCGATGTTGCGGAAATCGGCTTCCGGAATAATCTTCGTGAGCTTGTCGTAACGCGCCTTGCAGAGTCCGATGATTTCGTCGAGAACCTGTTCCGGCGTCTTCTTCATCGCCTGTTCGAGCGTGAGGTTGTATTCCATGCCGAGCGTGCGC
The nucleotide sequence above comes from Fibrobacter sp.. Encoded proteins:
- a CDS encoding metallophosphoesterase; translated protein: MIFIFILIFGVLFLFVNLRQVAPGNKGSILAGALVVLLPVCFIFREMFWACVGQAFLSVWLCEALLLYICWWIFRLGRRALGHRPMPQRTTVIAARVLLIASFAVTGVMCVVGYFHNADYKLRDTTIQLLVESPRSSFAGDSSAAVDSAGTPVPDTSVAADSAQVAHDSAAVAFDSAQVLQDSSVPVAPRNFTVLFFSDLHMDPLFCRGKVERMLREADSLKPDLILFGGDFADEHDSVLTNQGYDTLFAKFAAAARVGAYAVGGNHEAYTERAGSDIAGFLRRSGWVYLDDSTVCTEVACITGRTDLQMAAARGVERMPLSLLDPAKLGSSTSRATLAVKGLPWLLMDHQPRGIEPEYSGRMPDFAFSGHTHAGQFFPGTVIINWVWRLAYGFGTLDSVRWLVSSGVDSWGPPVRVGSDTEMWFLRFETRLP
- the tmk gene encoding dTMP kinase; its protein translation is MKTAKRFFCLEGIDGSGKSTHIENLASALEAEGYSVVKLREPGGAKVSERIREILLDPAFKGIMSDKAELLLYNAARAQVIHEIIQPALDAGKIVIADRFAWSTFAYQGYARGLGADMVQQLTEVTCGGCIPELTVVLDLTVEQSRARTAKRGEAPDRLEQEKADFFERVRQGYLAAAREYPDCVAAVDANRSKEEVSADIYKLVKSRL